A segment of the Pongo abelii isolate AG06213 chromosome 16, NHGRI_mPonAbe1-v2.0_pri, whole genome shotgun sequence genome:
caacctcctgtgttcatgtaatcctcccatctcagcctcctgagtagctgggactacaggcatgtaccaccatgctcagctaatctttttatcttttttttttttttttttcaggagatgaggtcttgctatgttgcctaggcttaattatttacttttaattaaccTAAACTTAAAAAGCTACATGTTGGTGacatcagccaaaaaaaaaagtaaggaccTCTGAAAATCATCTTCACAAAAAGAGTGAAAACATGGACAAAAATAGTCAAAATCAGCTTTTTCAGAACTTTGGAAATTAGCCAAAAGCTTATACACATAGCACTTATTCAAGACAAATAGCTGAATCTCAGCAAGAACAGTTATCTTCGTGGTGTTTTAATTTGCACTGTACCCATTTGTTGTTCTCCAGCTGTATGGTAGCCTTGAAAACCAACAGGCCACAATCACAGTGAAAACCTCAGGTTGGCAGCCATTGGAGGATACAAAATGAGTTTGGAGCTCCTTCAATGCCCCATTCCCAGAGAACTGTCATTATTTGACCTGCCTGGTAGTTCCCTAAAGGACGTGCAAGGATGTTTTTATTTGACTGGACACTTGAAGCTTGCCCTGTATGAACAGCCCCCATCTTCCCATGCTTGTCAAAAATCAGAGGCAACTAACACTGCAGCTTCCTGAGGTAGGTAATGATGTGTTCTCTGTGTTCAGAAAATTTCACAATGTCCACCCTGGAATGGATCTCTTTTCCCCCAATTTGCTCTTTCAATCTAGAAAtgtgtggccaggcgcagtggttcacacctgtaatcccagcattttgggaggttgaggagggcagatcacctgaggtcgggagttcgagaccagcctgaccagtatggaaaaaccctgtctctattaaaaatacaaaattagctgggcatggtggcacatgcctgtaatcccagctactcgggggctgaggcaggagaattacttgaacccaggaggcggaggttacggggaggtggaggttgtggtgagctgagattgcaccattgtactccagcctgggcaacaagagtgaaactctgtctcaaaaaaaaaaaaaaaaaaaaaaattatagaaatgtgtATCCTCCAGCTATGGGAAAACTTCCTAAACCATAAACTACAGTGTTGATGATTTCGTAgcctttgctttctttctcaaaCTCCTTCCTGTTATTTGGAGTTTAGAttgatattccaatttttttttttttttttgagacagagtctcactttgtcacccaggttggagtacagtggtgtgatctcagctcactgcaacctccgccttctgggttcaagcagttctcctgcctcagcctcccgagtagctgggattgcaggcatgcgccaccatgcccggctaatttttgtatttttagtagagatggtgtttcatcatattggccaggctggtctcgaacccctaacctcaggtgatctgcccgccttggcgtcccaaagtgctaggattataggcatgagccacggcgcctggcctctAAATTGTTTTTGCCCTTTCTCtccaattatacatttttttgctCAATTCTGTGGGAGAGTACCTtaattcatcttctttttttgagatagggtcttgctctgttgtccaggctgcagtgcagtggcacaactgtggctcactgtggcctggacctcctggtcttaagcaatccctccacctcaacctcctttgtagctgggactacaggcatgtgccaccacaccttgctaattttttcttttaatttttattagagacaaggtgtcactatgttgcccaggctggtcttgaattcttggactcaggcaatcctcctgccttagcctcctaagttgctgggactacaggagcatgacaccatgcttggctttttttttttttcttcaatttttagtgaagatgaggtctcactatactgcccacgctgatcttgaattcctgggctcatgtgatcgtcccacctcagcttcccaaagtgctgtgatttcaggcatgagccactgcacccagcccttaatTTATCTTCTAACTTTTCTATGGcgtttaaaagaaatttcagctgggtgtggtggctcacgcctgtaatcccagcactttgggaggccaaggcgggcggatcacgcggtcaggagatggagaacatcctggttaacacggtgaaagcccgtctgtactaaaaatacaaaagaatagcaggcgtggtggtgggtgcctgtagtcccagctacttgggaggctgaggcaggaaaatggcatgaacccgggaggtggagcttgcagtgagccgagatggcgccactgcactccagcctaggtgacagtgcgagactccatctcaaaaataaataaataaataaataaataaataaaagaaatttcaactaTGTTTTTATTGTGCAGAAGCTGTTTTCGTTAccctgaatttcttttcttttttttttttttgagacagggtctcactctgtcacccaggctggagagcaattgCATAaacacttggctcactgcagcctcaacttcttggcctcaagtgatcctcccaccttagcctcctaagtagctgggaccacaggtaagCACTACCATGCcctactatttttctttctttgtttcttttttttgtagagacagggtcttgccacgttgcccaggctggtcttgaacttctgagctgaagtgttcctcctgcctcagcctcgcaaagtgctaggactacaggcatgagctactgcgcccaccttgaatttctattttaaagtagTCTGTTCTTGCTTCATGGATACGTGATCTTCTTTTATCTCTGAGTAtactaattatataattttactaTTATATCTGACTGGCTTTTAAATAGGTTTAACTAGCTTTCCCTTTTTTAGCCGCCTTCTTCACCCACACTTCCAGAGGTACCTGGTACAACCAATCTTGAGCCTACTTAGGATTTTCTAGTGTAGTAGTTCTAAAATACGGTCCCTGGATCAGCAGTGTTAGTATCCCCTGGGATCTTGTGTTTTAACAAGATCTCTATATGATTCTGATGCACAGTAAGGCTTCAGAATCACTGCTGTAGTATAAACTGTGATGGTTCTCAGCCTTCCCCACTGCTGGCTTAGGTGTTTGCTTTCTTGGGTCTACTAAGTCAGTTACTTCTTTATCTGTTTCCTTTCTGGTTTCCAAAATTTTTGTTGCTATCTTTTCCTCTCCAGTTTTCCTCATATGTGtgaatttatatctttttaaaaaaaatctctttattgTATaagaggccaggtatggtggctcacgcctgtaatcccagcactttgggaggctgaggtgggtggatcacttgaggtcaggagttcaagaccagcctggccaacacgttgaaaccccgtctctactaaaaatactaaaaattagctgggcatgatggtgtgcacctgtagtcccagctacttgggaggctgaggcaggagaatcacttgaatccgggaggtggaggctactactcaggaggctgaggcaggagaatcacttgaacccaggaggcggaggctgcagtgagctgagatggtgcactccagcctggatgacagagcgagactccattaaaaaaaatccgtTTATTGTATAAGAGAGGCATCAGGAACAAGCAAAATTAGATGCATGAGTTCAATTTGCCATCTTTACCTAGAAGTTTATATACATTCTCAATtaagcattttcattttcaataaaaatgcaGTTGTAACTCTGTTACCAAATCCAAAAGATGTTTTAGTTCTCATCTAATTAGACCTCTCAACAGTTTCAACCTATTTATTTCCACTTTGAAatactctctttttaaaaaaaaaaaaaaatttgcaacacCTTTTCCCCTCTGCCTGACTTCTAAAGTTGGAGTTCCTAGAGACTTGGGCTCTCTAGGTAATTTTACCTATTCCTACGGCATTATATACATATCTCTCTACCTTGACCTTTCTTCTAACCACAGACTCATATTCTTGCTTCCAAGAATAtaccctccattttttttttttttttttgagatgtagttttgctcttgttgcccaggctggagtgcaacagcgcgatctcggctcaccataacctccgcctcctgggttcaagtgattcttttgcctcagcctcccgagtagctgggattataggcatgtgccaccatgcctggctaattttgtatttttagtagagacggggtttcgccatattggtcaggctggtctcgaactcccaatccaTCTTTCAAAAAGGTAAATCCCATCTTGTTACTCTCCTGCTTAAAATCTTATctggttggccaggcacggtggctcacgcctgtaatcccagcactttgggaggccgaggcgggcagatcacgaggtcaggaggttgagaccatcctggctaacatggtgaaaccccgtctctactaaaaatacaaaaaattagctgggcgcggtggcaggcgcctgtagtcccagctactcaggaggctgaggcaggagaatggcgcgaacctgggaggcagagcttgcagtgagccgagatcgcgccactgcactccagcctgggcgaaagagcgagactccatctcaaaaaacaaaaacaaaaacaaaaaaaaaccttatctggctttccattgcacttaaaataaaaactacactcATCTAACATGGCCTACCAGGACCTGCCTGatctcttcctcctgcctctttCCCTCATGGTTACACACTGAAGCCAAACTGGCCTTCTTTCTAATTCCTTTTGAAGAACTGAAGGCTTTAGGACCTTGGTACATACTGTTCTCTTCTCTTGGAAAACTCCCTCACTCTGTTTGGGTAACTcctactattcttttttttggcttaaaTGTACCGGGTCCATGCATAAACTATGTCCTACTGGTTACTATGTCTTATAGtaccttgttctttttcttcctagcaCTTAGGACcacctaaattttaaatttacttatgtGTTTAATGTTTGTCTCTTTCATTAAATTCTCCAGATAGTAGGGATCATAATAGTTTCGTTCTCCATTGTATATTCAGAACATgtagcagtgcctggcacatagtgtaAGTACTCAAAATACACttccaaagagaagagaaaagaatggaCCTTGACGAAGGTCTCAGAGCAAGGTAAGTGGTAAAGCCAACCAAGTCTATCTCAGATCATttaattacttcattttttttccttctttttgagacagagtctcactctgtcacctggggtGGAGTACAGcagcaggatctcagctcacagcaacctccaccccctgggctcaaccgatcctgccacttcagcctccagaggagctaggaccacagacacgcaccaccaagTCAGGctaagtttttgggtttttttggtagacagggggtttcatcatgttgccaggctggtcttgaactcctgagctcaagcgatcctcagcctcccaacgtgctgggattacaggcatgagccaccgcacccagccaaattgcTTCATTTTTTATTACTCCATACTTCCTACATAAGATACTTCCTACACCTGGCCAaattgcttcattttttaaaagtatattttatttaatgtagtctcactctgttgccccggctggagtgcagtggcatgatctcggctcactgcaacctctgcctcccgggttaaagcgatttccggctaatttttgtatttttagtagagatggggtttcaccatgttggccaggctgctctcaaactcctgacctcaagtgatccgcccgccttggcctcccaaaagtgctaggattacaggtgtgagccactgtgcctggccaaattgcttcattttttatttctccattcttCCTACATAAGAtgctttatttccctttctttctttctttttttgagacagagtcccactctgtcacccaggctggagtgcagtggtgcaatcttggctcactgcaacctccacctcccaggttcaagcgattctcgtgtctcagcctccccagtagctgggactataggcgcgccatgacgcctggctaatttttttgtattttcagtagagacggggtttcaccatgttggcagtcTGCTTtcctcctaacctcaagtgatctgcctgcctcgaagATGCTTTATTTATAAGTGCTTTGGACACACTTTAATAAATGCTCTATTGTATACAGTTGAACTCTATATAACATTTTGAATAATATTGTTAATGCTTACCCTAAGTACTATTATCTCTGTATTGTTTAACAAAATATTTCCACATTTGACAATAAAGTCAGTATTTGAAAGGAAATACTTATTGTGGCTTTCATAAAACAACACTTACCAAATAACAGATTTCAGAAGTGAGAAGTCAAGACAATTACATCTTAATGATTTTTACTTAGGTGAAATAAACTCTGAATTATTAATCATTTTAAGGGGGGGATGCTGTGATTGTTATTTTAACTTCAAATATTCAACGTTAACTTCAAAAATCATTAAACCTGAATGACTTGATATTCTAGTTGTGTTAGTTTGGGCAAGTCACCGAATCTCAGTCTGCTGAGACCATGGTGCTTTATCTGGGGCACAGGTTGTCTCctgtcttttaatttctttacagCTTAAGCATTTATAATTATCtaacagaataaaaatgaattaattcaacaagtttattgagtatctactttGTGCCAGTCAGTGTTCTAGGTGCTAGGAATTCAGCCTGTATTTCAGTGGAAACAGACAGGTaatattaaatgagtaaataaataagatatctCAGATGCTGAGGACTTTGAAAGTTGGAGAGGGAACAGGGGACAAAAGAGATTTACTTTAGTCAGTCAGAAAAGGTCTCTCaaaggtgtgtttttttttatttttattatttatttatttatttatttattattttatttatttatttattttgacacggagtctcactctgttgcccaggctggagtgcagtggcgcgatctcggctcactacaacttccgcctcccaggttcaagcgattctcctgctttagcctcccaagtagctgggattacaggtgcccgccacaacgtccggctaatttttgtattttttttttagtagagacaaggtttcaccatgttggctagggtggtctcaaactcctgacctcaggtgatccacccacctcggcctcccaaagtgctgggattaaaggcgtgagccactgcacccggccggggTGTCTTTTTAAATAAGACACGAAAGACAAGAAACTGGCCAAGAAAAGATTTGGGAAAGGCAGTCTATGTaaagcagtgtttttcaaactaaGGCCCTGACCTACTGCAGTGGACACATGAAATCCATTTAGTGAGCTGGGACCACAATTGAAAAAACTATTAGGATACGTCACACGAAGGAAAACTTTTGTTTCAGTTATACGTATATTTATACACATGTGACCTGTGTATATTCTCATACATACGTATGCATGCATGCCTAAATGAGTCACAATGTGAAGTGTATTTCTTACTATAGTGAGgtcaaaaaatgtttgaaagccACTGAGATAGAAGGACTAGCCACTTAGAACGCCTTAGAGGCAAAAAGAGCTTTGTGCGTTGTAAGAGGAAGCGAGCCCTGGGGAGGAGTGTTATGAAAGAAGGTAGGAAATGCATATAATTTTTCCCACATAGAACCCTCCAGTCAAGCATCTTAAATCTGGACTGCCACCTGTTTTTATCATGGTTCATCATTTAAGAGATAACATGTGAGAATCATCTCCCTGCTTTAATGTCACTTTGTAAACTGTCACTGAGAAGTTAGTAGTTATACCGACGTGACTGAAAATAACCTCTAAACTAAGAATGTATCTTATATTGAGAACGGATTGTTcgtataaataaaaaatgaacaagaaaaccAGGCTCATAGAACTTTGGCGGAGTCCTCTGGTTCATTTCAGGCCCTTCTTACAAGGCAAAAATTTCATGTTAGTTGGTAATTAATTTTGCAAATCTCTTGGCTATAAATACAAAAGGAAATCGTATAAAAGAAACCACTTAGGTCAAAtgtagaggaaaaaaatgctGGGACACTCCCTAAGTGGCCCTCACGACTTATTCCACTGGTTTGTGCCCTGGAAATCcttacatgtaaaaaaaaaaaaaaaaaaaaaaaggaggtggaGCAGGTGTTCAGTAAGGTCCCTTCATACTGTAAAATTCTATGATCTTAAGTTATTTACGatcatttactattttaaacGTTGCGAAAATTAACCTGGTATTTTAACCAGAACTTTGTAAAAAGAGGAAGTTACATGACATACAATGAAGGTAACGTCCTTAACTTTACGGTAGATGACAGTGAACAACTAGAAGAGAAAGTCAAAGTTATCTCGGGGAGTTTATATTGTACTTAGATTGAGCTGCACTTTGGAACTGTGTGGCCTTTTCACATGAGATCAGCGTCTTGATAAATACAAACTTCCTGAAAAGATGGGTTAAACCTCAAAGCCTTGTAACTACAGCTTGACAGACTCTCGAGGAAAGGTAAACGGAAAGTGAGTTGGCAACACAACTCACCTACAAGTTCTCCAATCATGAAAAGCAAGTAAAGAACGGCAGCAATGGTCAAcctggttttcacctttctctgcttCAGTATCTCTCTCTGTTTGCTGCAGTTGTCACAGGAGTCCACCTTCAAACTCAGCTGACTGTTGGTCAAAGGTAAGTCTTGGTCCAGTAAGGAATCATCGTCGGCCTGGAGGGTCGGGTGCGCCCCGTTAACAGGCCTTTCCGGGGCTTCGGAACCGTCATCGGCCACCACAACTCGAAGTTTGTTGAACCGAGAAAGCCCCTCGTCCCCCGCCTCATCCGAGAAGTCAAAGGCGCTGGTGTCATTTAAAAACAGCGGCGCATCATCCTTCCTTAGCAGAGATTTGAGGCGCTTCCACGCGCCAGAGCCGGCCATGGCAGAGGCTGAGCGGCCGCGGTGCGGAACGGCTTGGGGGAGGCGGACGGCCGGCGGCGCCTACTTCACCGGAGCGCCAGTTCTCGAGGGCAGTGCCGCGCGTCCCTCCCCATCCTGTGGAAAACGAAACACGTTATAAATTAAAGGCGCCCTACCACGTCCTCAAGTTCCGAAGCCGCTGGCGGAGGGTCGCAGGGCCGACCCCGAGGCTCCGCCGGGGCTCCGCGAGGGGGCGGCACATCTATTTAATACCTGGGGCGCTGCCGCGGGGCCGCAGCTCATCTCCCCGCCCCCGGCCGGCTCAGCGAGACCGGCTCGCGCTGCTCCACCCGCGGCCGCAGGAGAGCGGGGTCGTGCTCGCGTCCGCCGCGCCCGCCGCCGGAGGCTGGCTCCCCAGGTCTGACAGGTTCGGGGCCGGACGCCCACAGCCGCCGCCTCTCCCCGCCCTGCGCGAGGCCACGCGCGTGCGCCGGGCGAGGCGCGCGAGGGAGGGGTCGGCGCGAGGACACGCAGGCCTGGCGCTCAGGGCTGGGGCGACCGCGATGGGCGGGGGCGCGCGGCCCGCCCCGCCTCTCGCCCCGAGGCTGGCTTGGGGGCCCCCGCGCCGCCTCCGCCCAGGGGTCACTCACTGGCCAACTGAGGGGACTCTGGGCGGCCCCTTCCACCTTCCCAGGCTGGGAGGCAAGTGCGGTCGGAGGGTCACGCCGGGGGCTGGGCGTTGCTGCTAGGAGTTCCCTCCACCAAAAGTGTGTCTCAGGAATCTCGGGTCGGGATCTGGGTTGCGGGTGCTCGGCAGAAGACAAATCCAGCACTTTTCTTGCTAACTGGAAAGGCAAGCAGCTTTTCTCTCCTCGAATTGCTTGTCTCTGGCAAATTGGCAACATTTGCTGCAGTCAACTGGGGAGGGCAAGGCTGTCGTCGTCAGCAGTTCTGTGTCCTACtgtttttcaacaaatatgtattgtcCTCTTTGTACTCTCTGCCGTGTTCCTTTTGCCTCCAAGGTATTTACGATATGGACTAAACTCAAGCACAGAAAATCtagtacaggcataccttggagatactgcgaatttggttccagaccaccgcAATATGACAAAGTGAGGTCTCACAAATGTTTCACGTCCCAGTGCAAATACAATCATGTTTATaatgtagtctattaagtgtgtaaTAGCGTTATGTCTAAAACAATgtgcataccttaatttaaaatattgggagagagggaggaaaaagtatatatacatttgttAATTGCTTTGAGgaaggagggtcgcttgagcccagaagttcgagattacagtgagctatgattgtgcctccGCACCCctgcctggcgacagagtgagaccctgtctctaaaaataaacaagtaaataaaatacatgactgctaaaaaaatgctaacaatcagctgggcgtggtggcccacgcctgtaatcccggccctttgggaggccgaggcgggcggatcacctgaggttgggagttcaagaccagcctgaccaaaatggagaaaccctgtctctactaaaaatacaaaattagccgggcatggtggcgcatgcctgtaatcccagctactagggaggctgaggcaggagaatcgcttgaacccgggtggcgaaggttgtggtgagccgagatcatgccattacactccagcctgggcaagaagagcaaaactccgtctcaaaaaaaaaaaaaaaaaaaaagctatcaatCATCTAGGCCTTTAGCAAGTCATATGCTTTGCTAGTTGGAAGGTCTTTGCTccgtgttgatggctgctgactgatctgGATGGTGGCTGCTGAAGTtcggggtggctgtggcaattccttaaaataagacaacaatgacaTTTGCTATATTGATTGACTCTTGTTTTCATGAAAGAGTTCTTGATGGCATGTGATGCTGGTTGATAATATTTTACCCGCAGTGGAACTTTCAAAGTTGGAGTCAGTCCAGTTTTCTCAAACCCTGCctctgctttatcaactaaatttatggaatattcaaatcctttgttgccatttcaacagtgttcacagcatcttcacaaggagtagattctatctcaagaaaccactctCTCTGCTTatctataagaagcaactcctcatctgttcaaattttatgagattgcagcaattcagtcacatcttcaggttcc
Coding sequences within it:
- the SLC30A4 gene encoding probable proton-coupled zinc antiporter SLC30A4 isoform X3 — encoded protein: MAGSGAWKRLKSLLRKDDAPLFLNDTSAFDFSDEAGDEGLSRFNKLRVVVADDGSEAPERPVNGAHPTLQADDDSLLDQDLPLTNSQLSLKVDSCDNCSKQREILKQRKVKTRLTIAAVLYLLFMIGELVGGYIANSLAIMTDALHMLTDLSAIILTLLALWLSSKSPTKRFTFGFHRLEVLSAMISVLLVYILMGFLLYEAVQRTIHMNYEINGDIMLITAAVGVAVNVMEETFES